Proteins encoded by one window of Kiritimatiellia bacterium:
- a CDS encoding nucleotidyl transferase AbiEii/AbiGii toxin family protein produces MRSFHESEAFQCIAFVGGTALRFLYGLPRFSEDLDFSLDSKDNYFPEKWLSKTKRDLQLASLDATVTLNDRKTVHVAWIKIGEVLKDVGLAAMVQQKLSIKLEIDTRPPGGAQTRNQVIERHRMFVVRCYDLPSLMAGKLHALITRQHCKGRDWYDFLWYRAQRPQPEPNLLLLQNALDQTEGKSAFKSGQWKDLVRDKIGKLNINQVRQDIRPFLEEQRDVDLITKENLESLLKPIG; encoded by the coding sequence ATGCGTTCGTTTCATGAAAGCGAAGCTTTCCAATGCATCGCTTTTGTCGGCGGCACGGCGTTGAGATTTTTATACGGATTGCCGAGATTTTCTGAGGATTTGGATTTCTCGCTTGATTCCAAAGATAACTATTTCCCCGAGAAATGGTTGAGCAAAACAAAGCGGGATCTTCAGCTTGCCAGCCTCGACGCCACGGTTACTTTGAATGACCGCAAGACAGTCCACGTAGCTTGGATCAAGATTGGCGAAGTTCTCAAAGATGTTGGACTGGCCGCAATGGTCCAACAGAAACTATCAATCAAACTGGAGATTGATACGCGCCCCCCGGGCGGGGCGCAGACCCGGAATCAGGTTATTGAACGTCATCGGATGTTTGTGGTCAGATGTTATGACCTGCCGTCGCTTATGGCCGGCAAACTGCACGCGTTGATTACGCGCCAGCATTGCAAGGGCAGGGACTGGTATGACTTTCTCTGGTACCGGGCGCAACGGCCGCAGCCTGAGCCAAATCTTTTGTTGTTGCAGAATGCGCTGGATCAGACTGAGGGCAAAAGCGCATTTAAAAGCGGCCAGTGGAAAGATCTCGTGCGCGACAAGATCGGCAAATTGAATATCAACCAGGTGAGGCAAGATATTCGTCCGTTCCTGGAAGAGCAGAGAGACGTGGATTTGATTACAAAAGAAAATCTGGAATCCCTGCTGAAACCCATCGGCTGA
- a CDS encoding right-handed parallel beta-helix repeat-containing protein, translating into MKRLLLVAMGLLVAAACPGAMHYVVTNGTPGWTGAVDPYTNWATAGTNIIDVVNAAMTNDEPRLVLVSNGTYYLTNQVLITNALTIRGVKGREATIVDGGYGMPTNTYGGCFYLLSGGGAKTLDGFTITNGCATSGGGVYMANDVSNTVKNCRITGCVATNTFGSLASGGGAYVWRGVMTNCEVIGNINYNCYGGGILLRRGIVASCVVAQNTVYQGKTGNEVTGGGIHTFESTSSINNCEIYSNEVVGTYLIGSGVALKDNAVLRNSLIYGNMGQHAVSIYNTGGKVQNCTIVGNKAGGIYLYAASTYTGCIENVVSYFNVGSSDSNVYFNSNGKGSYQIINSCIAPTNTFPTSGIEGYYYAGNIESDPQLADKDNNNFRLAQDSPCVNAGTNQEWMTNAVDLDGAARIRYGRVDMGAYERIYHGVVYGVR; encoded by the coding sequence ATGAAAAGATTATTACTGGTTGCGATGGGACTTTTGGTTGCGGCGGCCTGTCCGGGGGCCATGCATTACGTGGTGACGAACGGGACGCCGGGATGGACCGGCGCTGTTGATCCCTACACCAACTGGGCCACGGCCGGAACAAATATTATTGACGTGGTCAATGCCGCCATGACCAACGACGAACCAAGACTGGTGCTAGTCTCCAACGGCACGTATTATCTGACCAACCAGGTGCTGATAACCAACGCCCTGACAATCCGCGGGGTCAAAGGCCGGGAGGCAACGATTGTGGATGGAGGATACGGGATGCCGACGAACACCTATGGGGGATGTTTTTATCTCTTATCGGGTGGCGGTGCGAAGACGTTGGATGGGTTTACGATTACTAACGGATGTGCAACTTCAGGCGGTGGTGTTTATATGGCCAACGATGTCAGTAATACTGTTAAAAATTGTCGGATAACAGGGTGCGTGGCTACCAATACGTTTGGCAGTCTGGCCAGCGGGGGTGGGGCTTATGTCTGGCGTGGAGTTATGACCAATTGTGAAGTTATTGGGAACATTAACTATAACTGCTATGGCGGAGGAATTCTTCTGCGACGCGGTATAGTTGCGAGCTGTGTCGTTGCTCAAAACACGGTATACCAGGGAAAAACAGGGAATGAAGTTACGGGCGGCGGAATACATACTTTTGAATCTACTAGTTCCATTAATAATTGTGAAATTTATAGTAATGAAGTTGTCGGCACCTATCTAATAGGCAGCGGCGTGGCCTTGAAGGACAATGCGGTTTTGCGTAATTCGCTAATCTATGGCAACATGGGCCAGCATGCAGTGTCTATCTATAATACAGGGGGAAAAGTTCAGAATTGCACAATAGTAGGTAATAAGGCTGGAGGAATTTATCTTTATGCTGCTTCTACATATACCGGTTGTATTGAAAATGTCGTCAGTTATTTCAATGTGGGATCGTCTGATAGTAATGTTTATTTTAATTCCAACGGCAAAGGTTCTTACCAAATAATCAACAGCTGCATTGCGCCCACTAACACCTTTCCGACCAGTGGAATCGAGGGATATTATTACGCCGGTAATATTGAGTCCGATCCACAGCTCGCGGATAAGGACAATAATAATTTTCGACTGGCGCAGGATTCTCCCTGCGTCAATGCCGGCACGAACCAGGAATGGATGACGAACGCGGTTGATCTGGACGGCGCCGCGCGCATCCGCTACGGCCGGGTGGACATGGGCGCCTATGAACGCATCTATCACGGCGTCGTCTACGGCGTGCGATAA
- a CDS encoding carboxynorspermidine decarboxylase, which yields MNTPYYLIDESKLLGNLKIIRRVRAYSGAKSVLALKCFSTWSVFPLMRRYMDGTTSSSLFEARLGYEKFGGETHAYSVGFSREDVKAAAEFADKIIFNSVSQLEAHGAEARGPQIGLRINPGISYSHYDLADPARKYSRLGVRDRRELMRVSRLVSGAMFHFNCENGDFKNFAAALDFIGRNYAGFLEKLEWVSLGGGVTFTGRKYPLEKFCRLLKKFSERFGVQVYLEPGEAVIAGCAELVTTVLDVVRNKIDIAVVDASTEAHMLDHLVYRTSARIAAPGRGRFQCMIAGRSCLAGDVFGQYRLARRLKSGDIVRIADAAGYTMVKKNWFNGLPMPAICVRRLDGTFTTVRSFGYKDYVASLS from the coding sequence ATGAACACGCCGTATTATCTGATAGACGAAAGCAAACTGCTCGGGAATCTTAAAATCATCCGGCGGGTGCGCGCCTATTCGGGCGCAAAGTCCGTGCTGGCGCTTAAATGTTTTTCAACCTGGAGCGTGTTTCCCCTGATGCGCAGATACATGGACGGCACCACGAGCAGTTCGCTCTTTGAGGCCCGCCTGGGGTATGAAAAATTCGGGGGGGAAACGCACGCCTACAGCGTCGGGTTTTCCAGGGAGGACGTCAAGGCCGCCGCTGAATTCGCCGATAAAATCATCTTTAATTCGGTTTCCCAGCTTGAAGCCCATGGAGCCGAAGCGCGCGGTCCGCAGATCGGTCTGAGGATCAATCCGGGAATCAGTTATTCGCATTACGATCTGGCCGACCCGGCCCGTAAATATTCGCGTTTGGGCGTCAGGGACCGGCGCGAATTGATGCGGGTATCCCGCCTTGTCAGCGGCGCGATGTTTCATTTTAACTGCGAGAACGGCGACTTTAAAAATTTTGCGGCGGCCCTGGATTTCATCGGGCGCAATTATGCCGGTTTCCTTGAGAAACTGGAATGGGTCAGCCTGGGCGGCGGGGTAACCTTTACCGGACGGAAATACCCGCTTGAAAAATTCTGCCGCCTGTTGAAAAAATTCAGCGAGCGGTTCGGCGTGCAGGTTTATCTGGAGCCGGGCGAGGCGGTTATTGCCGGCTGCGCCGAGCTGGTAACGACGGTGCTGGATGTTGTGCGCAATAAAATTGACATCGCCGTCGTGGATGCTTCCACCGAGGCGCACATGCTGGACCACCTGGTTTATCGGACCAGCGCGCGGATTGCCGCCCCGGGGCGGGGACGCTTCCAGTGCATGATTGCCGGCCGTTCCTGCCTGGCGGGAGACGTGTTCGGCCAATACCGCCTTGCGAGAAGGCTGAAGTCCGGCGATATTGTCCGCATCGCGGACGCGGCCGGATACACAATGGTCAAAAAGAACTGGTTCAACGGCCTGCCCATGCCGGCCATTTGCGTGAGAAGGCTGGATGGAACATTTACTACGGTCAGAAGTTTTGGATACAAGGATTATGTTGCCAGTCTGTCATAA
- the aroC gene encoding chorismate synthase, whose product MSNTFGKVFRVTTFGESHGPALGAVIDGCPSRIPISEKELQNQLDRRRPGQSKLTSQRQEADRVSILSGIEKGMTTGAPIALLVGNTDARSSDYKRFSNVPRPAHADLTYLLKYGILAASGGGRASARETAARVAAGTVAEKLLAVRHGVRITAWVSSVGRIAAPDLSAAPPARAAVDKHAVRCPDAKTAEEMEAEIEKVRAAGDSIGGIITCLCRPVPAGWGEPVFDKLPALLAHAMLSIPAAKGFEIGSGFAAAQMRGSEHNDLFVKKGKRLGTLTNNSGGIQGGISNGEPVFFRVAFKPAATIARKQRTADFNGRPALLEGKGRHDPCVVPRAVPIVEAMTALVLADAALRHIPPAK is encoded by the coding sequence ATGTCAAACACTTTTGGAAAAGTTTTCCGGGTAACAACCTTCGGTGAATCCCACGGCCCGGCCCTGGGCGCGGTCATTGACGGATGTCCCTCAAGGATTCCAATTTCAGAAAAGGAACTGCAAAACCAGCTTGACCGGCGGCGTCCGGGGCAAAGCAAGCTGACCAGCCAAAGGCAGGAAGCGGACCGGGTAAGCATTCTTTCCGGAATAGAAAAAGGGATGACGACCGGCGCGCCGATCGCGCTTTTAGTAGGCAATACCGACGCGCGCTCTTCTGATTACAAACGTTTCTCAAACGTTCCCCGGCCGGCGCACGCCGACCTGACTTACCTTTTAAAATACGGCATTTTGGCGGCCAGCGGCGGAGGACGGGCCAGCGCGCGCGAAACCGCGGCGCGCGTCGCCGCCGGAACGGTGGCGGAAAAATTGCTCGCCGTCAGACACGGCGTGCGAATCACGGCCTGGGTAAGTTCGGTCGGCCGAATCGCGGCGCCGGATTTAAGCGCCGCGCCGCCCGCCCGCGCCGCCGTGGATAAACACGCGGTCCGTTGTCCTGACGCAAAAACCGCGGAAGAAATGGAAGCTGAAATAGAAAAAGTCCGCGCCGCCGGCGATTCCATCGGCGGAATAATCACCTGCCTCTGCCGGCCGGTCCCGGCCGGCTGGGGCGAGCCGGTGTTTGACAAACTGCCGGCCCTGCTGGCGCACGCCATGTTATCCATACCGGCCGCAAAGGGCTTTGAAATCGGGTCGGGGTTCGCCGCGGCACAAATGCGCGGTTCAGAACATAACGACCTCTTTGTCAAAAAGGGGAAACGCCTGGGAACGCTGACCAACAACAGCGGCGGCATCCAGGGCGGCATCAGCAACGGCGAGCCGGTTTTCTTCCGGGTGGCCTTCAAGCCCGCGGCAACCATCGCCCGAAAACAGCGCACGGCTGATTTTAACGGCCGCCCGGCCCTGCTGGAGGGCAAGGGCCGGCACGATCCCTGTGTTGTTCCGCGGGCCGTGCCGATTGTTGAAGCAATGACCGCCCTGGTCCTGGCCGACGCCGCCCTGCGCCATATTCCGCCGGCAAAATGA
- a CDS encoding beta-galactosidase, whose amino-acid sequence MALAPRVCHRDTVELAQCLDMAFDTFGSFGRTRLSGITGPEFDGTPVCAFAGFSQQDQVQRLKNILTNNYDVLIMGGMCWAAFPSDIQAIILEKVEKGTGLVIGFTGSGMKNYVPGVIQSAPTVGQTDSSWVCSGIPFTALYGSEGYKSDREAAMAIVSLKQFGKGRVAILSLGGNSENTYFVPPLPAQPAWRIWQVDYYFSLAAKAVLWASGKNPAKSVVWTVKNQRIVVDGDYNAKSAVQCVKIRNDLGEIAWEKDIWENEIALPSLAPGKYLADIVLKKEGKNLDWGTCVFEIKGDAQISSVAVTPAIVESGSSMSLSTMLEGNTRKELYLNVRLWDMYERLLGEITQKAPPGQKLIQTKIDARSPLTCLMKGRLVLNDAAGHEVSHKEIFIPVKIPYIADDFGFLTMEDGFNEYPWYYARKEMRALGMNLAYTKVFADTHASLNNPWMLCWVNALAGIQPVPWITSYRGDMYRENAADKTHYERTPCLSDPEYITMEKERIHRLVREAVVFGPPAYCLGDENFLSLNDVEMCFSKHCMEGFRKYLKALYLRLEALNSEWGSRYKTWNEITPLTLAEARALDQPARWVDFRLFMERVFLGIHQAGAAAAREYAPDARVGFDGLFNTTSFTGYDWWQLSQNLDFLGVYPDHLQTEILRSFHKNKSITGRWCGGYRNLTSFKEYGHWEPWHTLFHEMNTVWWYNMIERAANGIFCSDTMNPTSFQPFPVLQATSTEVLEIKGGIGKLLLNAKRDTGGIAILYSQSSLHAATYYAKHGNSNDSALDFIRILEDLCHQYRFISYEQLAQGILTREKYKLIILPSSIALSEAERDALMAFSKSGGHVVADTIPGIYDEHGKPLVPDMQWAEWQKNSVEIVGDKVRGYKRGKSGDIEQRHRFSGKLSEKGISPEFSVKTDKGDLYEGELVVFSDHDTRYVGMLRSHSPAVKNQGLVIILPEKRHVYNVRAGRYLGYQDRISDELKPGMAGLWALFPSEQPKDLIMLNVQQEADIGGNIEYSVRLKTESPGCHVVRITVKNPDGIAQKHYSRNLIVRNGAATDIVPLALSDKAGSWRIHAMDVATGSSINKRSAVKRRGNIGSIDERK is encoded by the coding sequence TTGGCGCTTGCGCCGCGCGTGTGTCACCGCGATACCGTGGAATTGGCGCAATGTTTGGATATGGCCTTTGACACCTTCGGCTCTTTTGGACGCACTAGGCTCAGCGGAATAACCGGACCAGAGTTCGACGGCACCCCGGTCTGCGCGTTTGCCGGTTTCAGCCAACAGGATCAGGTTCAACGCCTGAAGAATATTTTGACAAATAATTATGATGTTTTGATTATGGGGGGCATGTGCTGGGCGGCATTCCCCTCAGACATACAGGCAATCATTTTGGAGAAGGTTGAGAAAGGAACTGGATTAGTCATCGGTTTCACCGGTTCCGGCATGAAAAACTATGTGCCTGGCGTCATTCAATCCGCGCCGACCGTTGGACAAACCGATTCATCGTGGGTTTGCTCGGGAATTCCTTTCACCGCCTTATATGGAAGCGAGGGATATAAATCCGACAGAGAAGCCGCCATGGCAATCGTGAGCCTTAAACAATTCGGCAAGGGGCGCGTGGCAATATTGTCCTTGGGTGGAAATTCTGAAAACACCTATTTTGTTCCGCCATTGCCGGCGCAACCTGCATGGAGAATATGGCAGGTGGATTATTATTTTTCACTTGCGGCAAAAGCAGTGCTCTGGGCATCCGGCAAAAATCCGGCAAAGAGCGTCGTATGGACCGTCAAGAATCAACGAATAGTGGTTGATGGCGATTACAACGCCAAAAGTGCCGTTCAATGCGTGAAAATACGCAACGATCTCGGGGAAATCGCGTGGGAAAAAGATATTTGGGAAAACGAGATCGCCCTTCCAAGCCTGGCGCCCGGCAAATACCTTGCCGATATCGTTTTAAAAAAGGAAGGCAAAAACCTCGATTGGGGAACTTGTGTTTTTGAAATAAAAGGAGACGCGCAAATAAGTTCGGTTGCCGTCACCCCGGCTATTGTGGAATCCGGCTCCAGTATGTCCCTCTCTACAATGTTAGAGGGAAATACCAGGAAGGAATTGTATTTAAATGTCCGATTATGGGACATGTATGAAAGACTTCTCGGCGAGATAACTCAGAAAGCTCCGCCGGGACAAAAGTTGATCCAAACGAAAATTGACGCGAGAAGCCCTTTGACTTGTTTGATGAAGGGACGCCTGGTTCTTAATGACGCTGCCGGCCACGAAGTAAGTCATAAGGAAATTTTCATTCCCGTGAAAATTCCATATATCGCGGATGATTTCGGGTTTCTAACGATGGAGGATGGATTCAATGAATACCCTTGGTATTATGCCCGCAAGGAAATGCGCGCGCTTGGCATGAATCTGGCGTACACAAAAGTATTCGCGGATACTCATGCTTCCCTGAACAATCCGTGGATGTTGTGCTGGGTCAATGCTTTGGCGGGCATCCAGCCGGTGCCTTGGATCACGTCATATCGCGGGGATATGTACAGGGAGAATGCTGCGGACAAAACTCATTACGAACGGACGCCGTGTCTGAGCGATCCGGAATACATCACCATGGAAAAGGAAAGAATTCATCGGCTTGTACGCGAGGCAGTCGTTTTTGGGCCGCCGGCTTATTGTCTGGGTGACGAAAATTTTTTATCGTTGAATGACGTGGAGATGTGTTTTTCCAAGCATTGCATGGAAGGATTCAGGAAATATCTTAAGGCGCTGTATCTTCGGCTTGAGGCTCTAAACTCCGAGTGGGGAAGCAGATATAAAACGTGGAATGAAATAACGCCGCTTACGCTGGCGGAAGCACGCGCGCTCGATCAACCGGCACGGTGGGTTGATTTCAGACTCTTTATGGAGCGCGTATTTCTCGGCATTCATCAGGCTGGCGCCGCTGCGGCGAGAGAATATGCCCCTGATGCGCGGGTGGGTTTTGACGGGCTTTTTAACACAACCAGTTTTACCGGTTATGATTGGTGGCAATTGTCGCAAAATTTAGATTTTCTGGGCGTCTATCCCGATCACCTTCAGACCGAAATATTAAGATCTTTCCATAAAAACAAATCCATTACCGGACGTTGGTGCGGCGGGTACCGGAATTTGACAAGCTTTAAAGAATACGGCCATTGGGAGCCGTGGCATACATTGTTTCACGAGATGAACACAGTATGGTGGTATAATATGATTGAACGCGCCGCCAACGGTATTTTCTGCTCGGATACGATGAACCCGACTTCATTTCAGCCTTTCCCGGTCCTTCAGGCAACGTCCACGGAGGTTCTGGAGATCAAAGGCGGGATCGGGAAACTGCTCTTGAATGCCAAACGCGATACGGGCGGTATTGCGATCCTGTATTCCCAATCCAGTCTGCACGCGGCGACGTATTATGCAAAGCATGGAAATTCCAATGACAGCGCGCTTGATTTCATCAGAATTCTGGAGGATCTCTGTCATCAATATCGGTTTATCTCCTATGAGCAACTGGCGCAAGGAATATTGACGCGAGAAAAATATAAACTGATAATTCTTCCGAGTTCAATAGCGTTGTCGGAAGCGGAACGAGACGCTCTTATGGCCTTTTCAAAATCTGGCGGCCATGTCGTTGCGGACACAATCCCCGGAATTTATGACGAACATGGGAAACCCCTGGTTCCTGATATGCAGTGGGCGGAATGGCAAAAGAACAGCGTAGAAATAGTCGGAGATAAAGTCAGGGGCTATAAGAGGGGGAAATCCGGAGATATTGAACAGCGGCATCGGTTTTCAGGCAAACTGAGCGAAAAAGGCATTTCGCCGGAATTTTCTGTCAAAACCGACAAGGGCGATTTGTATGAGGGGGAACTGGTTGTATTTAGCGATCATGACACCCGGTATGTTGGGATGTTGAGAAGTCATTCGCCTGCGGTTAAGAATCAGGGCTTGGTGATAATCCTGCCCGAGAAAAGACATGTTTACAATGTCCGCGCAGGCCGCTATCTCGGATATCAGGACAGAATCAGCGATGAATTGAAACCCGGCATGGCCGGATTATGGGCATTGTTTCCCTCAGAACAGCCGAAAGATTTAATAATGTTGAATGTACAACAGGAAGCCGACATTGGCGGAAATATTGAATATAGCGTCAGGTTAAAAACCGAATCACCCGGATGTCACGTGGTTCGGATAACGGTGAAAAATCCCGACGGTATCGCGCAAAAACATTATAGCCGAAACCTGATTGTAAGGAACGGCGCCGCAACGGATATTGTGCCGCTGGCGTTGAGTGACAAGGCCGGCAGCTGGAGAATCCACGCAATGGATGTTGCCACCGGCTCTTCAATAAATAAACGATCTGCCGTCAAACGAAGGGGGAACATTGGATCAATAGATGAAAGGAAATGA
- the rhuM gene encoding RhuM family protein: MQTNMQNGETRGEIVIYRAKDGRTSLEVNLHQETVWLTQSQMIDLFQRDQSVISRHIHNVFKGGELHPQSNMQKMHIAGSDKPVVMYSLDMIISVGYRVNSRRGTEFRIWATQVLKDHILKGYTVNEKRLREQATRFKELQEAVDLMGRIMQDRQLAGNEAEGLLKIIANYSLALSLLDQYDHRQLAFRDTTLTTSFVMTYELAKKAIAKLAEQSPFGGGLFGQEKDASFKGSLGAIYQTFGGHELYPSIEEKAAHLLYFVIKNHSFADGNKRIAAFLFVWFMDANRILYRKDGTKRIADNALVALTLLIAESKPKDKDIIVKVLVNLINRGNV; encoded by the coding sequence ATGCAGACGAACATGCAGAATGGGGAGACGAGAGGAGAAATCGTTATTTACCGGGCGAAGGATGGGCGGACCAGCCTGGAAGTCAACCTGCATCAAGAGACCGTCTGGCTGACACAGTCCCAAATGATTGATCTGTTCCAGAGGGATCAATCGGTCATTTCGCGTCATATTCATAACGTGTTCAAAGGAGGAGAGTTGCATCCGCAAAGCAATATGCAAAAAATGCATATTGCCGGGTCAGATAAACCCGTGGTGATGTACAGTTTGGACATGATCATCTCAGTCGGTTACCGGGTTAACTCCCGGCGTGGCACGGAGTTCCGCATATGGGCAACGCAAGTCCTCAAAGACCATATTCTTAAAGGATATACGGTCAACGAAAAGAGACTGCGTGAACAGGCAACGCGATTCAAAGAACTACAAGAAGCCGTTGACCTGATGGGCCGGATCATGCAAGACCGGCAATTGGCAGGTAACGAAGCAGAAGGTCTGCTCAAGATCATTGCCAACTACTCGTTGGCTCTGTCGCTTCTTGATCAGTATGACCATCGGCAATTGGCGTTTCGTGACACCACCTTGACAACGTCTTTTGTTATGACATACGAGTTGGCCAAGAAAGCCATTGCAAAGTTGGCGGAACAGTCGCCGTTTGGTGGCGGGCTTTTCGGTCAGGAGAAAGACGCGTCCTTTAAAGGTTCGCTTGGCGCCATTTATCAAACTTTCGGCGGGCACGAGCTTTACCCAAGTATTGAGGAAAAAGCGGCTCATCTTTTATATTTCGTGATCAAGAACCATTCTTTTGCCGACGGCAATAAACGGATTGCCGCCTTCTTGTTCGTCTGGTTCATGGACGCTAACCGGATTCTGTACCGGAAAGACGGGACCAAACGCATCGCAGATAATGCGCTCGTCGCGCTTACACTCCTGATCGCGGAAAGCAAGCCGAAGGACAAGGATATCATCGTCAAAGTGTTGGTGAATCTGATTAATAGAGGAAATGTTTGA
- a CDS encoding saccharopine dehydrogenase family protein — MKKNILIIGAGGVAHVAAHKAAMHNDLLGDICIASRTQSKCDAIIQSVKRKNHVKDKSKKLYSRRLDALDVSATMRLIKAARAGIVINLGNAFVNMSVLEACLGTGAVYLDTAIHEEPDKVCENPPWYANYEWKRKARCRKNGLTAILGVGFDPGVVNAYCALAAKHYFDKIDTIDIMDVNAGRHGKYFATNFDPEINFREFIKVWTWIDRRWKQYPTHSVKRVYDFPVVGPQPIYLNGHDELHSLSRNIDANSIRFWMGFGDHYINVFTVLRTLGLLSHLPVTLGAGQKVVPLKVVKALLPDPKTLAPSYTGKTCIGNFVRGWKNGKKREVFIYQVSDHKKCYREVESQGISYTAGVPPVAAAMLVARGVWDPKTMVNVEELNPDPFIAILDKIGLPTDVREIKPGSRDSFNGTVGKIENELEKSTATVTVSAANPMIAVGPVSGTAQQKKKKIYGFGR, encoded by the coding sequence ATGAAAAAAAACATACTTATCATAGGCGCCGGCGGGGTGGCGCATGTTGCGGCCCACAAGGCAGCCATGCATAACGATTTGCTCGGCGATATCTGCATCGCGTCGCGCACGCAATCCAAATGCGATGCGATCATCCAGAGCGTTAAGAGGAAAAATCATGTCAAGGACAAGTCAAAAAAGCTTTATTCCCGCCGGCTTGACGCGCTTGACGTTTCCGCGACCATGCGGTTGATCAAGGCCGCCCGGGCCGGGATTGTCATCAACCTTGGCAATGCGTTTGTCAATATGTCGGTTCTGGAGGCATGCCTGGGAACCGGCGCGGTTTACCTGGATACCGCCATTCACGAGGAACCTGACAAAGTCTGCGAAAACCCGCCCTGGTACGCCAATTACGAATGGAAGCGCAAAGCCCGCTGCCGGAAAAATGGTCTGACCGCCATTCTCGGCGTCGGTTTTGATCCGGGCGTGGTCAACGCCTATTGTGCCCTGGCGGCGAAACATTATTTTGACAAAATTGACACAATTGACATCATGGATGTCAATGCCGGCCGCCACGGCAAATATTTTGCCACCAATTTTGACCCGGAGATTAATTTCCGCGAGTTTATCAAAGTCTGGACATGGATTGACCGGCGCTGGAAACAATATCCCACGCACTCCGTCAAGCGCGTTTACGATTTCCCGGTCGTCGGTCCCCAGCCGATTTACCTGAACGGGCACGACGAACTGCATTCGCTTTCCAGAAACATTGACGCCAACAGCATCCGGTTCTGGATGGGATTCGGCGACCACTACATCAATGTTTTTACCGTGCTCCGCACGCTCGGCTTGCTTTCACATCTGCCGGTAACGCTCGGCGCGGGGCAAAAAGTCGTGCCGTTGAAAGTTGTCAAGGCGCTTTTGCCGGACCCGAAGACGCTCGCGCCCAGCTACACCGGCAAAACCTGTATTGGCAATTTTGTCAGGGGATGGAAAAACGGGAAGAAACGGGAGGTTTTCATTTACCAGGTTTCGGACCATAAGAAATGCTATCGCGAGGTAGAATCCCAGGGCATCAGTTACACGGCCGGCGTGCCGCCGGTGGCCGCGGCCATGCTCGTGGCCAGGGGCGTCTGGGACCCGAAAACCATGGTGAACGTGGAAGAACTGAATCCCGATCCCTTCATTGCGATACTTGACAAGATCGGCCTGCCCACGGACGTCAGGGAAATCAAGCCCGGAAGCAGGGATTCGTTTAACGGCACAGTCGGCAAGATAGAAAATGAACTTGAGAAATCTACCGCAACGGTTACCGTCTCTGCCGCCAACCCGATGATTGCCGTGGGGCCTGTTTCCGGAACCGCGCAACAAAAGAAGAAAAAAATATACGGATTCGGCAGATAA